The genome window TTAACAAAACCCTACCATCTAACGAAAAAAGCCCCGGCAAAACCGGGGCCTTCTAAATTCGATGGGGCGCTGGCTTAGTGCAGCTTGGCTTCGACTTGGGCGATGCCATCGTCGATCAGCTTGTTGCCCTGTGCAGCGGTCATCTGCTTGGCGATCACGTCGCGGGCAGCGGCCACAGCGATGGTCACGGCTTGGTCGCGGACTTCCTTCACAGCGGCGGCCTCGGCCGAGCTGATCTGGTCCTTCGCGGCGGCCATGCGACGGTCAAGCGACTTGGCCATATCCGCCCGTGCCTGTTCGGCAGCAAGACGGGCATCTTCCTTGGCGGAAGACACGATGCGGTCCGCTTGATCCTGCACCTCTTTTTGCTTGCGCTCATAGGAGGCGAGCAAAGTCTGCGCTTCTTCACGCAGGGCGCGGGCTTCTTCCAGCTCGGTCTTGATGCCATCGGCACGTTTGTCGAGCATGCCGACCAGCAGCGTCGGAACCTTGAAGTAGATCAGGATCCCGAGGAACAGCAGGAACGCCAGCAACACGATGAAATCGGTGTTGCGCAGCGAAAAGAAAGGCCCCGTGGCGGCAAGCGCCGGCGAAGCCGCAAGACCGGCGAGCAGGGTCGAAAGTGTCAGGCGCATGGATTTGGTCATGGCTTATCCTTTCATCCGCGCATCGACGGCGGCATCAACGGTTGCAACATCAGCCGTGCCACCCAAGGCGGCGACAAGAGCTTCTGCGGTGTCCTTGGCAACGGCTTGTACGTTGTCCATGGCGCCCGCGCGAATTTCGGCGATGGCTTTTTCCGATTCTGCCACTTGCACGGCAATCTCGGCATCGGCCTTGGCCATTTCAACATCCAGATCAGCCT of Sulfitobacter sp. DSM 110093 contains these proteins:
- a CDS encoding F0F1 ATP synthase subunit B; amino-acid sequence: MRLTLSTLLAGLAASPALAATGPFFSLRNTDFIVLLAFLLFLGILIYFKVPTLLVGMLDKRADGIKTELEEARALREEAQTLLASYERKQKEVQDQADRIVSSAKEDARLAAEQARADMAKSLDRRMAAAKDQISSAEAAAVKEVRDQAVTIAVAAARDVIAKQMTAAQGNKLIDDGIAQVEAKLH